One part of the Lepeophtheirus salmonis chromosome 14, UVic_Lsal_1.4, whole genome shotgun sequence genome encodes these proteins:
- the LOC121129511 gene encoding LOW QUALITY PROTEIN: condensin complex subunit 1-like (The sequence of the model RefSeq protein was modified relative to this genomic sequence to represent the inferred CDS: inserted 2 bases in 1 codon; substituted 1 base at 1 genomic stop codon), whose amino-acid sequence MKEIEFDIRNDGSCFGHKDWLDSFYSVISRFHEELPTNIKAIAHDCLLNAGDQLLQRVDSILNEQDPDPEAKLECLNDMKMIFYLITQLTELIERETVEKSSQISAASLPGRGRKKNSTSGYDWAGMNWESSRMSAINFMYKILQLNVNRLFTPPVAEEDFINCFANAGFRILENPVMAHQRNRSVRMSVIQVLSSLNSRFDYSLSCSFKLVQELKLFEHMVSPLAEAVEVFVKEFNCKSIVMEIIQEISRLDMKELNRDTSATRSYSLFLFELTEKLPEYVRPSLSLXIVHLDGDSYMMRKSILGILGEIVIKVLSKEDLDEKSKDNRNQFLEYLEDHIHDINAHVRSSVLSIWSKLCVAMSIPLGRQYSVLKLTMGRLLDKSSIVRKQAVQLLTSLLQCNPYTFSLPIEELESQLNAESKKLQDLEGLIDKEQKKWDDEDIELHLKEILESDDYDKENLPKEVVWDGAVHGEVSRRIKHLITRKTYINAIALLMDARIKFPDEFSAESETISSLKDIYFSASMYDQPDEEALTKQRILVAYLKDSVSFGKLMNDSLPIMCQLLGSKQSTDILEAIDFFVTAFEFGILNAMMGVRKMLSLIWSNESVVKEAVVKAYRRLYIDVGTRSGGASQIVKNIIALVRGSTLGECTSLEALVGMLVETKDIGKECFQILWQIFTLVMPDSNEESSCDAIMILGMIGLKEPSVVSSNVSIIIEHAFGERGLNNFQLVCEACKSLLKIVPRHKSDDLETPFRYDSDDKLFESLHKIIVEGITRCESQNYIPMVKVAVTVIYEFSEHPDRRMAQIALDLICAVCDDNNINMTEIKRLVYVAGQIAVCQLKHLDISIFCEMKRRNHLREMXKEKKRKRKSVANIPNSASETPRNGNNDDDELVGAEGDDAEAEFIRNICENETVTGGNLLSHFVPFIVSLCSSQEHDDSLKTVAALTLSKFMLVSNEFCDQHLRLFFTLLEKSKNETTRANMIIAAGDLSVRFPNTLEPWTPRMYARLRDESSLVRSNTLTVLTHLILNDMIKVKGQISDMALCIIDKVDRISCMAKLFFTELARKGNSLYNVMPDIVSRLSSPEVGVPEEEFREIMKFIICLIEKDKHLESLVEKMCHRFRVTKTDRQWRDLSYCLCSFSFNDKVVKKLSDNFNCYIDKLYIQDVYDSLTSILVLAKKTVKNETTIIIEEFEGKIEETHERGLEDHIANERANRAKAGKPNEELDEE is encoded by the exons ATGAAG GAAATTGAGTTTGATATTCGTAACGATGGATCTTGCTTTGGACATAAGGATTGGCTTGACTCATTCTATTCCGTCATTTCCCGATTTCACGAGGAGCTGCCCACGAATATCAAAGCAATAGCCCATGATTGTCTTCTCAACGCAGGAGATCAACTGCTTCAACGGGTGGACTCCATCCTCAATGAACAAGATCCAG atccGGAAGCGAAATTAGAATGCCTCAAtgatatgaaaatgattttttatcttataaccCAACTCACGGAACTCATTGAACGGGAAACTGTTGAAAAATCATCTCAGATATCCGCTGCATCCCTTCCGGGAAggggaagaaagaaaaactcTACGAGCGGATATGACTGGGCAGGAATGAATTGGGAGTCTTCCCGAATGAGTGCTATTaactttatgtataaaattctACAACTCAATGTCAATAGACTCTTTACTCCACCTGTAGCAGAGGAGGACTTTATTAATTGCTTTGCTAATGCGGGTTTCAGAATTTTGGAAAATCCTGTAATGGCCCATCAGCGAAATCGAAGTGTGCGTATGTCCGTGATTCAAGTATTAAGTTCATTAAACTCGCGCTTCGATTACTCCTTATCATGTAGTTTTAAACTAGTTCAAgaattgaaactttttgaacATATGGTCTCTCCTCTCGCAGAGGCGGTTGAAGTCTTTGTCAAAGAGTTCAATTGCAAGTCTATCGTCATGGAAATCATTCAAGAAATTTCGAGGTTAGATATGAAGGAGCTAAATAGAGATACTTCTGCTACGAGATCCTATTCACTTTTCTTATTTGAACTCACTGAAAAACTCCCCGAGTATGTAAGACCTTCATTAAGTCTATAAATCGTTCATTTGGACGGGGATTCTTACATGATGCGTAAAAGTATATTGGGCATACTTGGAGAGATTGTAATTAAAGTTCTATCTAAAGAAGATCTCGATGAAAAAAGTAAAGACAATCGCAATCAATTCTTAGAATATTTGGAAGATCATATTCATGACATTAACGCCCACGTAAGATCGTCAGTACTTTCAATATGGAGTAAATTATGTGTGGCTATGTCGATACCATTGGGTCGTCAATATAGTGTACTAAAGTTAACTATGGGTCGGCTACTCGACAAATCTTCGATTGTTCGTAAACAAGCCGTTCAACTTCTTACTTCCTTGCTTCAGTGTAATCCTTATACGTTTTCCCTTCCTATTGAAGAACTTGAGTCTCAACTAAATGCCGAATCTAAGAAATTGCAAGATTTGGAAGGATTGATAgacaaagaacaaaaaaaatgggatgATGAAGATATTGAGTTgcatttgaaagaaatattagaAAGTGATGATTATGACAAAGAAAATCTTCCTAAAGAAGTTGTTTGGGATGGAGCGGTTCATGGTGAAGTTTCGAGAAGAATTAAGCACCTTATAACACGTAAAACTTATATCAATGCAATTGCTCTCTTAATGGATGCTAGGATCAAGTTTCCCGATGAATTTTCGGCTGAATCGGAAACAATATCCAGccttaaagatatatatttttctgcatCTATGTATGATCAACCCGATGAAGAAGCTTTGACTAAACAAAGAATTCTTGTTGCTTATCTCAAAGATTCGGTCTCTTTTGGAAAACTTATGAATGACTCACTTCCTATTATGTGCCAACTTTTAGGATCAAAGCAATCCACTGATATTCTCGAAGCTATTGATTTCTTCGTTACAGCATTTgaatttggtattttaaatgCTATGATGGGCGTTAGAAAAATGTTGTCTCTTATCTGGTCGAATGAATCAGTTGTGAAGGAGGCTGTTGTCAAGGCATACAGGCGTCTCTATATTGATGTTGGCACTAGATCTGGAGGAGCTTCTCAAATAGTCAAGAATATTATTGCTCTTGTAAGGGGATCCACTTTGGGCGAATGTACATCACTTGAAGCTCTAGTGGGTATGTTAGTTGAGACGAAAGATATAGGAAAGGAGTGTTTTCAGATTCTTTGGCAAATATTTACACTCGTTATGCCAGATTCTAATGAGGAATCATCATGTGATGCTATAATGATACTTGGAATGATTGGTCTCAAAGAGCCCTCTGTTGTGTCTAGTAATGTTAGTATCATTATTGAGCATGCTTTTGGAGAACGAGGCCTAAATAATTTTCAACTGGTTTGTGAAGCATGTaaatctcttttaaaaattgttcccCGACATAAATCGGATGATCTTGAAACTCCATTTAGATACGATTCTGATGATAAACTTTTCGAATCTCTACATAAAATCATTGTCGAGGGTATAACCCGTTGTGAGAGTCAGAATTATATTCCCATGGTGAAAGTCGCTGTAACTGTTATCTACGAGTTTTCTGAACATCCAGATCGGCGTATGGCACAAATAGCATTAGACTTAATTTGTGCAGTCTGCGACgataataacattaatatgaCGGAAATAAAGAGATTAGTATATGTTGCAGGACAAATTGCCGTGTGCCAACTCAAGCATTTAGATATCtccattttttgtgaaatgaaGAGGCGAAACCATTTGAGAGagat aaaagaaaagaaacggaAACGCAAGTCCGTTGCTAATATTCCTAACAGTGCAAGTGAAACTCCAAGAAATGGTaataatgatgatgatgaaCTTGTTGGAGCCGAAGGAGATGATGCAGAAGCGGAGTTCATCagaaatatttgtgaaaatgaaaCTGTCACTGGAGGGAATCTGCTATCACACTTTGTTCCATTTATCGTAAGTCTCTGCTCTTCTCAAGAGCATGACGATTCTCTAAAAACGGTAGCAGCTTTAACTTTATCCAAATTCATGCTAGtttcaaatgaattttgtgATCAACATCTTCgtcttttttttactcttttggAGAAAAGTAAGAATGAAACTACTCGTGCGAATATGATAATAGCAGCAGGAGATCTTTCCGTTCGGTTTCCTAATACGTTAGAACCTTGGACTCCCAGGATGTATGCTAGATTACGAGATGAATCCTCTCTTGTCAGGAGTAACACATTAACTGTTCTTACTCATCtcattttaaatgatatgaTAAAAGTAAAGGGGCAAATATCAGATATGGCTCTATGTATTATTGACAAGGTGGATCGAATTTCTTGCATGGCTAAGTTATTTTTTACTGAATTGGCTAGAAAAGGAAATTCTCTATATAATGTTATGCCTGATATCGTCTCACGACTCTCCAGCCCTGAAGTTGGAGTTCCCGAAGAAGAATTTAgggaaataatgaaatttattatatgtctAATTGAGAAGGATAAACATTTAGAGTCTCTTGTTGAAAAAATGTGTCACCGGTTCAGAGTCACTAAAACAGATAGACAATGGAGAGATTTGTCATACTGCCTCTGTTCCTTCAGTTTTAATGATAAAGTAGTTAAAAAGCTCAGTGATAATTTCAATTGTTATATTGATAAACTTTACATTCAAGACGTCTATGATTCTCTAACTTCCATTCTAGTGCTTGCCAAAAAGACTGTTAAAAACGAAACTACAATTATTATCGAAGAGTTCGAAGGAAAAATTGAAGAGACCCATGAGAGAGGATTAGAAGACCACATTGCAAATGAAAGAGCTAATAGGGCAAAAGCTGGTAAACCCAATGAAGAACTAGACGAAGAATAA